The following are from one region of the Cynocephalus volans isolate mCynVol1 chromosome 17, mCynVol1.pri, whole genome shotgun sequence genome:
- the MRPL41 gene encoding large ribosomal subunit protein mL41, with the protein MGLLAAARALVRGADRMSRWTSKRGPRTFCKGRGAKRTGVLAADCRFVQVKEMVPEFVVPDLSGFKLRPYVSYRAPAGTDAPLTARRLFLDTVAPAVEKDFREGAFDPDDLEKYGFEPTQDGKLFQLYPKNFPR; encoded by the coding sequence ATGGGTCTGCTGGCGGCGGCGCGGGCTCTGGTCCGGGGCGCGGACCGCATGAGCAGGTGGACGAGCAAGCGCGGCCCGCGCACCTTCTGCAAGGGCCGCGGAGCCAAGCGCACCGGCGTCCTCGCCGCGGACTGCAGGTTCGTGCAGGTCAAGGAGATGGTGCCGGAGTTCGTGGTCCCGGATCTGAGCGGCTTCAAGCTCCGGCCCTACGTGAGCTACCGCGCCCCCGCGGGCACGGACGCGCCCCTCACGGCCAGGAGGCTCTTCCTGGACACGGTTGCACCTGCAGTCGAAAAGGACTTCAGAGAAGGCGCCTTCGATCCCGACGACCTGGAGAAGTATGGCTTTGAGCCCACGCAGGACGGCAAGCTCTTCCAGCTGTACCCCAAGAACTTCCCGCGCTAG